Below is a window of Epinephelus fuscoguttatus linkage group LG12, E.fuscoguttatus.final_Chr_v1 DNA.
CCCTAAAACAAAGCAGTGAGAATGAAAGCAGTGACAACAGAACTGTTATTCAGGCTGTGTGTGATGGAGACTTGAGCACTTGAGCCGAAAAAAGTGCAGTTACAATAATTAAGTCTATAAAACCGAGAGTACACTAGCTTTTCTTTTCGTGGGTTCATTATCGTAATCAGTGGGAGGTTAACTGCATTCATTTGATTGTCATCCACTGATTTCCATTAAACAGCTGCTGTAATCTGTGGTCAGCTACACGATCGAGCACGGAGCCATTTTACTAATGAAGAAAGTCTAATGACAGAAGATAAATAGTGCTGCTACGGAGCGATTGAATTGAATTTCAAATGAATGTAATACATCTCGGAATGTGTATTAAAATGACAATGAGCCAAGACAGGATGTGTTTAAACTCTAGCTTTTACAAATAGGCAAAAAGCATCAACTAATTCAAGATGGAGCAGCAAAATTGCCAAAGATTACTGAAATAACGACAAGCAAGGAGTCCGTTTCATTATGCTTTAAATACTAAACCTGCTACTGCATCGGGTTGGGATAATTAATCAGTATTAAATAAtatattagcattagcatatgCACAGTAGACCAAAGCATGCAGTGCCATTAGCAGCAGTGAAAATCACAACTGAGCTGAAACGTTGAGCTCTGGAAGTAAATTTCCCGTATTTGTTCTTCTAGGGactgcatttcttttttgtgcATTGATTTTAATGACTCCAAGTTGCATTCCTGTCAGTTAGTCCTATGGTACCCATGAGCTTAGAGGCAGAAAAAGGACACTGACATTACACTGCTCCAAACTACTGTCAGAGTGCTGAACACAGCACGtatattaaattttttttagcacaaagactgtgCACAGAAGCCAAAATCAAACTCATACATTGGCAATTACTAacaattattattactgtttgaAATTAGGGAATCAGTGTCACTTCTTGCATCACTCTTGAGTCATTCATTCTCTTACAAACGACCCCCCTCCTGCCTTTTATGTTTCTTAAACTCAGATCTATTTTTATAAGCTTCTGATCTTGATGATCTTGTGATCTTGGAatgtgaacattaaaaaaaaacgctCAGATGTGACTTTCAGGCAAatttacttccatgtttcagttcaaataaaaaaaaaaggttaaaaagaaGTTTTTATGCTCAGCAGGACCAAAGCGCAGGGGGAGCTTACAGATCTGCCAGATAGTAGACAACACAGCATGGTTACTACTATTACAGTGAAAGCGTAGTGTGCTGCTCTGTTGCGTAGCATTTAAAGCTCTTATATGAAGTCTGGTGAGTTATAGCACACCTGTGAGGAAGTACAGCGTGATGGAAACTTACATTGAAAGAACAAAATATCACATACAGCTTTCTTTCTATCAGGCAGAACAGATAATCTCTGATTGAATTCACCTCTTTATCTGGTTTAGTTCAGACAGGGAAGACTGGATAACAACATATGAATATTAAAGAAGGCagatcatacagtttgtagaagTAAGTCAGCAGGAGTACAGTTTATGATCTGATTAATCTGGCTTCAAAACAGAGATAAACTCCTCCATCACATACAACTATGTCTTATTTCTTTGACTtgtaaaaaattaaacactggCCTTGGCACTGCATTTCAGAACAAGACAGTCCTTTGACAGCCACATATGTCTGAAAGCCATTAAAGTATGTATCCATGTACGTCTGACTTCATGTAGGCTTTCTAAGATTTGTCTATAACTTTTTCATGAGCCTTAGCCTGGCATGAGTTAGGCATCTGTTCAGCCCAAACCTAAATCATTCAATAGAGGCTTACCtgtaatttaatatttatttagctTACGCCTGTGCGGGGGTTAGTACATTTCTTTGGACAGAAAACTGACCTTTTGACCCAGGAAGAGGCTCTTGGTGGAAAGCACAGTGAAGCTGTCAACTGGAGATCCCTCTGTGGTGCTGTCTGCCGACGCCGCCTTGCTCACCTCTCCCTGCTTCTgttgaggacacagagacactttatttttctctataTAAACACTGTTTTCTCCTGAGTAAGAGGTCAGGGTCAGCTACAGTGTTGTGCTGAAACTGTTTCACCAGAACATCTAGTCTTAGTGCTTTGCTTTTAGTTAGACTGCTCTTGGTTCTGGGTGTTACTTCAACTTTTCTTTTCCTATCAAAGatgtcataaatgttttgtgatgtgcACTGTATTTTTCCCACGACTGCACAACATTTGCCCAGGTCTAGACCTCTGAGTCCGCCCACTCCACTGAGTTGACTGATTTGTCTTGCATTGTGAAATGAAACGGCAGCAATCGATCCAATGAGCACCGTGGGGGAAAGAGGGGAGAGACTATCAGTGACACTGGCGGGACTAATGCCATTGTCAAAAGCTGTATGCCAGAACTACTGAGGAGTAATAACTACAATGGCGACTGCTATAGACAAGATAGATGCTGCTATTGAGACTGCTCTAAATCACCAGGTCTTCTCAATATCACCAGACATCGTAGTTTGTTTTACTTCGCTCCACTTCACTCTTAAACCCCTGGCAAAACAAgcatgttggcatggctacgcatcagtgtggactttgAATGATAGAAGATTCAGGCAGATATGTTGGTCCCTAGCGACTGGTTAGGAAAAATTTAATCCCCCTCCCTTACAGTAATTAGTTAGGGTGGACACAATGTCAGTCTGAAGATGTTGACAGTTGACCGTTCTTTCTGATATCAGGCAAACACAACGTTCTTAGTTCCTGCTCAGGAAGGCATctgatatattttaaaaagtaaacacGTTTGTTTTATAAAATCCATCTATACAAAATCACAGGTTGATGAAACTTCCTCTGCTTTCACCTCCTACGTTTgaccacaaacacattcagtAACAATCCAGACTCCAATACCTTGGCCTTCCCTCCTGCCTTTTTCCCTCCCATTTTCTTAGCCGCTGTTTTCTTAACCGACTtgggcttcttctctggagcagGTGAGACGGGTATCTCCAGTTTCCCCTTTGCTCCTCTCTTCTTAGCCAGCAGCTCTGGATGGATGTTGGGCAGGACTCCACCTGCTGCGATGGTCACACCTTTCAGCAActgagaaacagaaagacaaagttAAAAACAAGACTTCACATGGTCCCACGCTGTCCAGACGGTTTAAAATCAAACTAAAAACATGCTGTatgcactgaaaaaaaacagttgacaATGATATTATACAGTGGGCTTTTTTGTAAATGGTCTACAGAGTGAGAACACCACTGGCGTCCTTCAAATGTCAGATTATCTAACTTTATATAACAGACAAAATAAGTTTACATGAATgcaactaaaatgtgtttttcagataCATGCAGCAGCTGACCTGGTTCAACTCCTCGTCGTTGGCGATGGCCAGCAGGATGTGTCGTGGTGTGACGCGGCCCTTCTTGTTGTCTCGGGCTGCATTACCTGCCAACTCCAAGATCTCAGCTACATgggtaaaaaaatatatcatcAATAAACACTGCAGAGCACGAGTGATTTAGAAAATTAGTTCATGCTTCTGACTGCAATCAGACTTTGTTGTCATTCTTTCTGCCAAGGTTCTGAGTAgataacactgaatgtaaagattttttaaatattatatttgtctcaaaatgaagcatttaaaaaacttaaactgtcattaaatgattaaaaaaacctttttaaGTATTTAGAGgatttttatagtttttattgttttgaaattGGATTTTATTTAATGTCTACAGATAACATAAAGTAACTAATGCTCTTAGCTCAATTAACAACCTCTGTCATAGGGCTGCGCTTGTGGAAAATTGCTCAGCGGCCAACAACACAAGAGAGCAGTCAGTTGTTCTTGCAGTTCACTGCAGTATTCCCTGacaaaaataccccaaaaatctaacataacatttttctctcctctcaaaaaaaataaatctcacCAGTAAGATACTCCAGGACAGCAGCCAGGTAGACAGGCGCTCCCACCCCGATGCGATATTTGGGCAGGCCCCTCTTGATGTAGCGCAGCATGCGTCCTACAGGGAAGATGACCCCGGCCTTGGTGGACCGGGACGTCTTGGTCGACTTCTTCTTTCCTCCTCGGCTAGACATGGTGCTGAGAGCGCTACCAGTGTCGAGCTCTGCAGGGACACAACAACCATGATCCATTAATAAATCTGAGTATGACTTTGTTTATTGTACGTTAAATGTTAAACAAGCAGCAACACAGTACTTAGTATAACATCATGTGACCTCGCTCTTAAATATAGCTTGGCCACAATGAccagatgtgaaaacatgcacTCATCTTACTGGTTGAAATTACAAACTGAGGCTGGGTGACACAGGAAATCTTTCTCAAAGGGCTGCAGACAAGTTGGGACACGTCTTCCACAGGAAGtgataaatcaaaataaagatgaaataaaaaagcagcagGCTCTTGTGGTGGAGCTGGCTGGCTCTCAATGAAtaatttagaaataaaaaacatcaattctGACAGCGATTACACACAAACTGCACTTTCATGATGTCTTTCTTTGCTGaatgaaaacactgacaggtcaCATTCTCGTCTGTATAGTATAATGTATGGAATCTGCTCTCCAAATATACAATAAATGTCATGCAATTCCTGTTctttttaaatcagtttttgaaggttttgtttcaaatttgatcTAAACAAAAGCTGATCCTGAACAAGTTTTACATCTCATCAACACCCAGCTCTAAACTCTCTGACCATATGTAACactgcatgttattattattgtgcaGTCAGAGCCAAGCCCTTAATCACAAGTCTATTAGTCACCATGTTTCAAGTCCTCCAGCAGTTAGTTCTGCACTTTAATTTTCTTAATAACCACACAAAACGCCTTGATGCATGTTTCAAAGAATACAGAAATATTATTTACCAGACTGCACTATTTATATTAATACAGTCTGCCCAAGATCCACATTAGGCTTTCTGTGTGTAGTTTAGATCACCTTCAGGCCAAAGAGCAGCTTAAATGTCACACTAGCTCTAAGACTCGGATTATCATCAGAGACAtgctgctgtggatcactgctgtgAGCGCCATTAGCATCCTGACATCATAGGAATGGTCACTTATTAGATGTAAATAATATGCATATTATGGCTTTCATTTGGGGGATCCAACTCAAATAGAAACTCACAATATTCAAAGTCAATCCCTTGGATGATTTCATGACATAATAGTTgcgattgattttttttttttattataccAGATGCAGACTCTAATTAGCTGATACTGATAATTAATTAGCCCCACCAAAGGCCACGCTGTTTCCAAGTCCTGCTGTAATTAATGCAGGGATTTCACACGATGTATAACATGTCATATCGAACATAATGCGAACATTATATTTAAGCAACATGGTTATTGACTGGGAGACACAACATCTGCGGCATTTCTCCACTCCGGACAGGTGGAGGTGGGTTTCACCGCCACACTGGgcatttgtttctgctgcccacTGTCAACGATTTCCGCATGTCAACAGCGCGCCGGATGTCTCGCGCatggaaatgtgttttatcCACAGCAGGAGCGACTACACAAACGGCTAAAATGGAGCTGTCAGACGAGACAGTGACATTTTTCCCGTTCAGGTCAACGAGCTTCCGTGTGGAAACAACCCCGGCGGAGCGGCGGCAGCTGCCcgctcctccttccctcccctccccgCCTGTCAGCTCCAGCAGTCTCCGCTCTCGGCCTCCATGCCAGGAAAACACGAAATGGCAACGTTAAAGGCTCAGTTCGGCGAACACACACCGGCTCTGCCGACTGTACGCGACCGTGCTCGGCTCGATATGTCGGTGTGCAAACCCGGAGCGGTACTTACAAAACACAGCGGGGGAAAATGTCTCCGGTTCTCCGGGAACAAGCCTGGGCAGTGTCCTCAACTCCCACAATCCACAGCGGGTTGAAATATCGGAGCGAGCCAGCGCTGCCCGCGGAGCGATGCAACTACTGGAGAGAGCAAACCTGCTGAATGTGAATCTGCTGCCGAGATGATCTTTAACCCTTTACACCTTTACTTTGTCCAGGAAAACACGTGGTTTCAACTGGAAATGCTGACTGACTGCCGGGCAAGTCGATAGCTCTCACATTTAAGCTTTCCGACAGCCTCATTATAAATAGCattttactgtatatattgACTCTATGAGCAGGGGTGTCACTAATATTGGGCACCTTGTGCAAAcatccccacccccaccctgcACAGATCCTCATGTTTGATTAACTCTCCACTGCAATTACAAGAATGGGTTTTCTTATTATAATAATCATTTTAATGTCtaagttttaatttaaaaaggcaATTAACCAGAAAATGGCAACAATGTGCCATAAGAAAACTAGCCTAAAAACCACTCAATTTGTCAACTGTGAATCAatctatgtttccatccaaaagtgattcgaattattgggaaatgcgcattaaaagaaatacgaatcctgtgtgtttccattaaatgttcgaactttggtgaaaactatgaacttgtgcaagttttccgcagaaccggaaacaaaacaagtttcgcattcttcttctacgttttctggcggttggcaaccagcttgtaaatgcattaccgccttcccgacccggagtgtggatatcaccatggagagaggtgcgctatgtcagacttaattcgaacataactgtttccatcccctgttttgcaaatcaacattttttcgaatcaaccaaaacccggctaaagcgagcgtattttagtttgtgcgaatcaggggattttaattagaattttggcgtttccatcataattttccgatgcaatacttctagatgcgcatctaaacatgGCTAGTGCCACATATTTTGAGCTAGTGCCAACATCCTCATCACAGTGGACTTGCCTTTACATAGCACCCTTCTTGTCTAGACATGCCCGATTCACctgttcacacactggtggctgaggtctacaaggtgccacctgctactcagttaaaCATTCATATTCTTTCACATACAAATGGCACACCAGTACcaatctggggttcagtatcttgcccaaggacacttcaacaATCTAAGATAAGATCTCTTTTTCTCCTAGACATAACTGAGCTCAATATAACATTTTGACCATGTTATCAAACTCTTTttcttctgttgctgctgtaatgtttatttgtcTGAACTAATCATCTCTCGAAACCTTCAAGAAGCCTACAATCACAGCAAAGAACTGTTAAAGTTATTCTTATCACAGTTTAGTATTCTTATCTTCTTATCAGAATTTTGTAACTCCAAATAACAAGCTGGTTTGTGTCTgttgagacaaagaaaagacttCTGTGAGcagcaacattttcctctggggGAGGAACTGGGAATCCAACCACTGATCTGTATTAGTGGATGTCCTTCTTcatctgagccacagctgccccataATGACAATGCTGATGCTTtaatgctgtatttttttttaccatgttcaccatcgtAGCATGCTAAAATCTGCTTaatataatgaataaatgataaaaacaggAGGAAAATGAGATGCAGTTAATGTGcagcagaggtcaaaggtcacaggctTAAGTATAGGGCCTTCCTTGGATACAATCAGCCTGCCACAATGCACAACACAGCTGTAGCCTCAACTTAATGGGCTAAATCCAAATCCAAATAAAAGTCAGATAAGACAGCTCCAGCAGAATTTGTGCAGCCCCTGTCATTAAACAGACCTTTGAATCCTGCTTAATTGATTTTAAAAGATAAAGAGAAGCCAAAACAGGTTTGATCAGCTCCAAGAGGGTAAACTTGCTGACACCCATTTAATGGGTATGGTCGTGCCTGTTAAGAAAAGAACTCACACGCCCATGATACACAGAAGCTACACAGGTAGAGCGTGTTCAGCGCAGCAGGTCTACATGTTTCTGGATAGTTACGTCATCGTGGAAATATCAGACTCTGAGTTTATTACATTTAGTAATTTTAAATTTTCGGTTTCTCCCAAATAATCAAATACATAAACTCACTAACCCATGATTAAATACTAATTTCTTCAAATCAATACTTTATGAGTTGCcctttcattattttttagcaCTGACATGCTTTATTGACTCGTCTGTTAACAACAGGACATTCACGTGTCCcagccatgacagtgtgacgTACGAATAGTACCAGGACCCTAAAACTGaggcagctaaatggaattcaaaCATTACACGTTATATTATTTACACCAGATTTTTTCCTACTGTGaagtgtcaaaatgtctgcagtgaaaAAGGCCTGCTATCAACAAATCCCATGCGAAGGCTTAACTCAAAGCATGGTTAAATAAGTTGCCTCCTCActccacttttattttgaacGTAAAGGAACTATAGTCCTGAAACTACACACAGGCacccatgtaaaaaaaaaatgggtcaTGATATACTGAAATCCCAATCCAATCCATGTGGAGGGCAAGTGACAGATGTGTGCCAAAACCCTGCAGGACACTGATGCAGTGGCAACAGCCTGCCACTAGAGGTCAGAGCTGAGCTGTGCATTAAAACACCACTTTATTCAGGAGGAGTCACCTGCTGGCTCATTATACATGGTGACAGTAAATCACTGGTGACACTTATCATTGGCTGTAATTTATGAATCTTGTCTCAGTCAGTGTAGGATAAAATATCATTCAAAGTAAAGATTCTGGAACTGAAGTTAACATGGAAAATAGTCATCTATGATTTAACGTTACACGATAGGTAAATGTTTTTCTAGTCTGAGGTTTCATAGACTTTCCCAGACGAAAGAGTGGCATTGTTCAACAAAATCACTTGTTTGCTTTCTCACTGCCACCCATACAACATAAATAATAGAATAATTAGTATGAAAGAATCATGTCAGGACAAGACCGGTCAGTACagtaaatttcaaaataaaatgcatgatGAAACACAGTCATGCAGAATGATAGCACCTAATCTTGTGAATGGAATTTTAATTTAGTGTGTGGTATAAATTTCATAACCTCTGCTCACCACACGCACAGTGAGCTTTCTGATTTGAAATATTTGGTGCCCCCTTCTGGGTGATATGAGAATAGATTTGAGCATCTATGTCCCCAGAACATGAGGTAACAGTCAACCATCACAGAGCTGTGCCtaaataaaagtgtgtgttcAAGAATATTTAGACTATAGTGGTTACAGATACGAGAGGTGCAGCATTAATCTTTTATGTAGCTGGTATGACATGACACAGCTAGTCTTTTATAATATAGAAAATATCCAGAGGTACCATGAAATGAATTGCTTAAGCAgatttcattttaaatacaggcaataatgaaatattttaatgtatAAATTCCCAATCAAGTCTCTGTGTAGGGGAGGAAATGTCCTGATTAAAGTAAGAAATGCTAACTTCTCCTGTACATCTATTAAAGGGGGTTTTCCGGGTCTGATCCACACACCTGTGGTCAAAGTCACTCTCATTTTACATAATGATCATGGAGGACTGACCCCCTGTACTGTAATCATGGGCGATAGGGGAGcctcatgttgctgctgcagcagacagGCCTGAAGGTTATCTGTGTCAAGGAGTGTTGAGTGATAACTGAAGGAGATGCCATTGATGAGTGGAAGGCAGaggacagagtgtgtgtttgtgtgtatgtgtgtgtgcagcctggAGTCATCATTATTACCCCTACAGTGGccgtactgtactgtacagtgTATTATTACTGAACAGCACGTTGGAGTTGTGTCTGAACATGTCTTTGGAGGCCGAGCTGCTCTGGAGACGGATCTCATTGGTGGAGCGAACTGTAGGAAGGGTGTGAGGAGGCTAAATGTTTCCCTCTTGCTTCCAGATGAAACGTGCTCTTTTGTGAACCCCTTGAGACTCAGTTTTCCATCTTTAATTCCCCCTTAAGTAGCTTTAAAGGATAAGTCTGGGGATGTTCTTCTTATTGTCAAATACCATGAAatgaccaaaaccaacaatgaattgaGTCTCTGTGAAGCCTGATGTATCTTATtctctgtgccacagagccCCATTGTTctccaaaaactaaaaaaaaaaaaccacatcagTTTGCCAAagtgttgcactgggtgacagtTTCCTTCACTGCGATGAAtttggccactgtagtttattttggtCCATCGACATCTTCCTACTGCTATAAATACTCACAAGAGAACCATATGTGTATTAATCCGCAGCTGAAAATACttcccaacaaatgcactgtttcctcctgtttgagtaacattagctaaaaactacagtgcccagctgttttagggaaattatttgtcttttttaaaaagttaaaaagcaTATTTCTGACACGTTTTATACTAGGCACTTTTAGGAGCAGACTGCACAGAGCATGTGCGGGTTATAGCCTACAGAATCTGAATACCCAACACTAAAAATGTCAGCTGAATTGTCCTCTCAGCCCACTTTATTATGCTTTCTCATTGCTAATTTTACAACACGGGAATTTGCAATGTGTGACTACAgacatgtcaaaataaataGATGCCAAACTACAATTTCTTAAAGGCGAAGGGGACATCTTGTAATCTACTTGTTGTGTCTGACCAGTGGTCCAAAATCTAACGACAGTCTGTTTATGAtgttataaaacaaaataaagtagtAAATCTTTACGATGTTTGATGCTTTTGCTCGAAAAATTACTTTAGCGATGAATTGAAAATCAAAACAGCTGCACTAAGGCTAATAACAGTCAACTAATCGATTCATAGACCAATTGCTCCAGCTATGggtgaaatattttattgttcaACACTCATAAAAGTACCATAACACTAGGCTACTACTATTTAAGTCTTTCAACAGTTTTTCTTCAAATATATGGGTTTCCTGTCTGAGGATGAACACCATTATATTATAAAACAGACAATAACTACAATAGAGTATGTTCTACTGTAATCGTTTCTCACTTATCCACTTAAACGTGCCCGTCAGCATGCTTTGACACCCCAGCCTCCCTGCTGAGTCTCAACCTTAACCTGAATAGTCAAGTTTTATGTGGTcaagaggcagagaggaaaaacagctTCCGCATACAGGCTGAGTCAGCTGACCACgattcagccaatcagaagtGGCTCGCTGTTGTAAATACACGGTTGTTTTGAAAGCATGTGAAGAGTCGAGGAGAGACCGCGAGGAGACATGACGGTGGACACCAGAGTCAGCGGTGAGTCGGTTATTTCTCTGACCGGTAACAAGTCGGTGGAGTCGGCTTTAGTCACTTTATAAAAGCTGGTGTTGAGTTAGGCCCACAGCTGTCTGCGTGACGGAAACAAAGCAGTGTTACCTTTTACCGGTTATTGTTGTTAGTGGAAGACTGCTCAGTTCCTTATCTGTGTGTAAAGTGCTTACAGTTAcaattttccaccattttactGTGATATTTCGATATTTGTGACGTATATGACTGcatgcttttattgttttggctcagcattattttaagatatgtCAAGGctgtttttagatttatttttaataaatttagCTTAATTGAAATCAAGTAGCCTAATTAAGGCCCTTAGTTCTCTCTTATTTAGTAAaatatcttttgtttttaatatatatatttttaaaaagtttaaaacacCAACTTCGAGACATATAAATACTCTGATATGATTGATAATTAGTGTGATAATTTGTGTCTGGGTTTCCacagtaaaattttaaattaagttaagttaatttaagttaa
It encodes the following:
- the LOC125898523 gene encoding core histone macro-H2A.1 isoform X4, with product MSSRGGKKKSTKTSRSTKAGVIFPVGRMLRYIKRGLPKYRIGVGAPVYLAAVLEYLTAEILELAGNAARDNKKGRVTPRHILLAIANDEELNQLLKGVTIAAGGVLPNIHPELLAKKRGAKGKLEIPVSPAPEKKPKSVKKTAAKKMGGKKAGGKAKQGEVSKAASADSTTEGSPVDSFTVLSTKSLFLGQKLQVVRADISIMESDAVVHPTNSSFYTGGEVGSALEKKGGKEFTEALSELKKKNGPLEVAGAVLTAGFGLPAKYVIHCNSPGWGSDKCEELLDKTVKNCLALADEKKLKSVAFPSIGSGRNGFPKQTAAQLILKAISSYFVATMSSTIKTVYFVLFDSESIGIYVQEMAKLETS
- the LOC125898523 gene encoding core histone macro-H2A.1 isoform X3 codes for the protein MSSRGGKKKSTKTSRSTKAGVIFPVGRMLRYIKRGLPKYRIGVGAPVYLAAVLEYLTAEILELAGNAARDNKKGRVTPRHILLAIANDEELNQLLKGVTIAAGGVLPNIHPELLAKKRGAKGKLEIPVSPAPEKKPKSVKKTAAKKMGGKKAGGKAKKQGEVSKAASADSTTEGSPVDSFTVLSTKSLFLGQKLQVVRADISIMESDAVVHPTNSSFYTGGEVGSALEKKGGKEFTEALSELKKKNGPLEVAGAVLTAGFGLPAKYVIHCNSPGWGSDKCEELLDKTVKNCLALADEKKLKSVAFPSIGSGRNGFPKQTAAQLILKAISSYFVATMSSTIKTVYFVLFDSESIGIYVQEMAKLETS
- the LOC125898523 gene encoding core histone macro-H2A.1 isoform X1; the protein is MSSRGGKKKSTKTSRSTKAGVIFPVGRMLRYIKRGLPKYRIGVGAPVYLAAVLEYLTAEILELAGNAARDNKKGRVTPRHILLAIANDEELNQLLKGVTIAAGGVLPNIHPELLAKKRGAKGKLEIPVSPAPEKKPKSVKKTAAKKMGGKKAGGKAKKQGEVSKAASADSTTEGSPVDSFTVLSTKSLFLGQKLNLIHSEVSNLAGFDVEGVINPTNAELELKDDLGSALEKKGGKEFTEALSELKKKNGPLEVAGAVLTAGFGLPAKYVIHCNSPGWGSDKCEELLDKTVKNCLALADEKKLKSVAFPSIGSGRNGFPKQTAAQLILKAISSYFVATMSSTIKTVYFVLFDSESIGIYVQEMAKLETS
- the LOC125898523 gene encoding core histone macro-H2A.1 isoform X2, translating into MSSRGGKKKSTKTSRSTKAGVIFPVGRMLRYIKRGLPKYRIGVGAPVYLAAVLEYLTAEILELAGNAARDNKKGRVTPRHILLAIANDEELNQLLKGVTIAAGGVLPNIHPELLAKKRGAKGKLEIPVSPAPEKKPKSVKKTAAKKMGGKKAGGKAKQGEVSKAASADSTTEGSPVDSFTVLSTKSLFLGQKLNLIHSEVSNLAGFDVEGVINPTNAELELKDDLGSALEKKGGKEFTEALSELKKKNGPLEVAGAVLTAGFGLPAKYVIHCNSPGWGSDKCEELLDKTVKNCLALADEKKLKSVAFPSIGSGRNGFPKQTAAQLILKAISSYFVATMSSTIKTVYFVLFDSESIGIYVQEMAKLETS